In a single window of the Motilibacter peucedani genome:
- a CDS encoding DUF5302 family protein, whose protein sequence is MTETPAPEPSEADAPEADAPQAAESSDEAMRRKFQEALARKHGHGAVGAGGAQGRGVGPSAGGKVQRQFRRKSGG, encoded by the coding sequence ATGACCGAGACCCCCGCTCCCGAGCCGTCCGAGGCCGACGCCCCCGAGGCCGACGCGCCCCAGGCCGCCGAGTCGAGCGACGAGGCGATGCGCCGCAAGTTCCAGGAGGCGCTGGCCCGCAAGCACGGCCACGGTGCCGTGGGTGCCGGCGGTGCGCAGGGCCGCGGCGTCGGCCCCTCGGCGGGCGGCAAGGTCCAGCGGCAGTTCCGCCGCAAGTCGGGTGGCTGA
- a CDS encoding long-chain-fatty-acid--CoA ligase has protein sequence MTTTTGSTDRRWLAAYAEGVPADVDVPEAHLGHLLERAVAQFPDSPALDFYGSVTTYAELGRRVSAAAGALRSLGVGRGDRVAIVLPNCPTHVVVFWAVLRLGAVVVENNPLYTAEELVRQLADSGAEVVLAWEKSVATVRAVQPRTSVRTVVAVDLSADLPRAKRLALRLPVAAARTTRAALRAPVPRDVPRLGTLLTRARPVGEEVPLPAPDDLALLQYTGGTTGEPKGAMLTHRNLLANAEQSAAWVPGLRQGAETFAGVLPVFHAYGLTLCLTAATRLAACVVLFPRFDLDAFLQAMRRRPVTFLPGVPGMYDRLARASETTSADLSSIRFSLSGAMALPPVTVDAWEKVTGGLLVEGYGMTETSPITVGNPLSDRRRPGTVGVPFPSTEVRIVDPAAVAAGVDPGPLPERPLGEAGELLVRGPQVFAGYWKRPEDTAATLLPGGWIRTGDIAVMDDDGFVSIVDRIKELIITGGFNVYPSEVEDVLKTHPSLTDAAVVGLPVEHGGEEVVAAVVARERGNLDEETLRAWTRERLSGFKVPHRFVVVEEIPRNPIGKTLRREVRAELLRRAEEQR, from the coding sequence GTGACGACGACAACGGGCAGCACCGACAGGCGATGGCTCGCGGCGTACGCCGAGGGGGTCCCCGCCGACGTCGACGTGCCCGAGGCCCACCTCGGCCACCTGCTCGAGCGCGCCGTCGCGCAGTTCCCCGACTCCCCCGCGCTCGACTTCTACGGCTCGGTCACCACCTACGCCGAGCTCGGCCGGCGGGTCTCGGCAGCCGCCGGGGCGCTGCGCTCGCTCGGCGTCGGCCGCGGCGACCGGGTCGCGATCGTGCTGCCCAACTGCCCGACGCACGTCGTCGTCTTCTGGGCGGTCCTGCGGCTGGGCGCCGTCGTCGTCGAGAACAACCCGCTCTACACCGCCGAGGAGCTGGTCCGCCAGCTCGCCGACTCCGGCGCGGAGGTCGTCCTGGCGTGGGAGAAGTCGGTGGCCACCGTGCGCGCGGTGCAGCCGCGTACGTCGGTGCGCACCGTCGTCGCGGTCGACCTCTCGGCCGATCTGCCGCGCGCCAAGCGCCTGGCGCTCCGGCTCCCGGTGGCCGCCGCGCGTACGACGCGGGCAGCGCTGCGGGCGCCGGTGCCCCGCGACGTGCCCCGCTTGGGCACGCTGCTCACCAGGGCCCGGCCGGTGGGCGAGGAGGTGCCGCTGCCGGCGCCGGACGACCTGGCGCTGCTGCAGTACACCGGCGGCACCACCGGCGAGCCCAAGGGCGCCATGCTCACGCACCGCAACCTGCTCGCCAACGCGGAGCAGTCCGCGGCCTGGGTGCCCGGCCTGCGCCAGGGCGCCGAGACGTTCGCGGGCGTGCTGCCGGTCTTCCACGCCTACGGCCTGACCCTGTGCCTCACCGCTGCCACCCGGCTGGCCGCCTGTGTCGTGCTCTTCCCGCGCTTCGACCTCGACGCGTTCCTCCAGGCGATGCGCCGGCGGCCGGTGACGTTCCTGCCGGGAGTGCCGGGGATGTACGACCGGCTGGCCCGCGCGTCGGAGACGACCAGCGCCGACCTCAGCTCGATCCGCTTCTCGCTCTCGGGAGCCATGGCGCTGCCGCCGGTGACGGTCGACGCGTGGGAGAAGGTCACGGGGGGCCTGCTGGTCGAGGGCTACGGCATGACCGAGACGTCCCCCATCACCGTGGGCAACCCCCTGTCGGACCGGCGGCGCCCCGGCACCGTCGGCGTGCCGTTCCCGTCGACCGAGGTGCGCATCGTCGACCCCGCCGCGGTCGCCGCCGGCGTCGACCCCGGCCCGCTGCCGGAGCGCCCGCTCGGGGAGGCGGGCGAGCTGCTGGTGCGGGGGCCGCAGGTCTTCGCCGGCTACTGGAAGCGCCCGGAGGACACCGCCGCGACGCTGCTGCCCGGCGGGTGGATCCGCACCGGCGACATCGCCGTCATGGACGACGACGGCTTCGTGTCGATCGTCGACCGCATCAAGGAGCTGATCATCACCGGCGGCTTCAACGTCTACCCCAGCGAGGTGGAGGACGTGCTGAAGACGCACCCCTCCCTCACCGACGCGGCAGTGGTCGGGCTGCCGGTCGAGCACGGCGGCGAGGAGGTCGTCGCGGCGGTCGTCGCTCGCGAGCGCGGCAACCTCGACGAGGAGACCCTGCGGGCCTGGACCCGCGAGCGGCTCTCGGGGTTCAAGGTGCCCCACCGCTTCGTCGTCGTCGAGGAGATCCCCCGCAACCCGATCGGCAAGACGCTGCGCCGGGAGGTGCGCGCCGAGCTGCTGCGGCGCGCCGAGGAGCAGCGCTGA
- a CDS encoding NUDIX domain-containing protein, with the protein MRTSIAAAGAGYGALVHKRSAGLLVWRRGGSDGSGVEVLLAHPGGPLFVNKDDGHWSMPKGEYDSDEEPLAAANREFAEEIGVAPPPGDPVALGESRQRSGKVNTIWAVEGDLDVTEVESNLFEMEWPPRSGRVQEFPEIDRAGWFDVATARRKLFESQQVFLDRLLAVVGSGS; encoded by the coding sequence ATGCGCACGAGCATCGCAGCAGCAGGGGCTGGGTACGGTGCGCTCGTGCACAAGCGAAGCGCAGGTCTGCTCGTCTGGCGGCGTGGCGGCTCCGACGGCTCCGGTGTCGAAGTGCTGCTCGCCCACCCGGGCGGGCCGCTGTTCGTCAACAAGGACGACGGGCACTGGTCGATGCCCAAGGGCGAGTACGACTCCGACGAGGAGCCGCTGGCTGCAGCCAACCGCGAGTTCGCCGAGGAGATCGGCGTCGCGCCCCCGCCTGGCGACCCCGTCGCGCTCGGCGAGTCGCGCCAGCGCAGCGGCAAGGTCAACACGATCTGGGCGGTCGAGGGCGATCTCGACGTCACCGAGGTCGAGAGCAACCTGTTCGAGATGGAGTGGCCGCCACGCAGCGGGCGGGTCCAGGAGTTCCCGGAGATCGACCGGGCCGGATGGTTCGACGTCGCGACCGCGCGCCGCAAGCTGTTCGAGAGCCAGCAGGTCTTCCTCGACCGGCTGCTCGCCGTCGTCGGCAGCGGGTCGTAG
- a CDS encoding aminoglycoside phosphotransferase family protein translates to MDADDFPPPRTVTLVLCDGAGRVLGSLPEFDVDLPWWMEVGPVVEQARSRHGLEVTVLRLLRAGTTGLRAGGPVTYLVEAADGVRAAAVCEPWSGTLDDSPARLPHARPGGPAADLRWADEVLAARGTRRTGPGQQVRTWNLSSLWRLPLADGTAWLKVVPPFLAHEGALLRWLERHGDHRIPLVLGADGARTLLADVPGDDQYAAVPPLLTDMLDLLVPVQAMAAAHVPDLLGLGLPDWRADALVPLVEDVVRRRRVELEDVAQRLDALVSGLPQRLAEVASCGIPDTLVHGDFHPGNVRGVPGRLVLLDWGDSGVGCPLLDRVAFLSRIPPHHRDLVRSRWDALWAEAVPGSDPTRAAELLEPVTALRQAVVYQRFLDGIEPSEHVYHEQDPAEWLRRAVG, encoded by the coding sequence ATGGACGCGGACGACTTCCCCCCGCCCCGCACCGTGACCCTCGTCCTGTGCGACGGGGCCGGCCGGGTGCTCGGCTCGCTGCCCGAGTTCGACGTGGACCTGCCCTGGTGGATGGAGGTCGGCCCGGTCGTCGAGCAGGCGCGCTCCCGCCACGGGCTCGAGGTCACCGTGCTGCGACTGCTGCGCGCAGGCACCACCGGGCTGCGTGCGGGCGGGCCGGTCACCTACCTGGTGGAGGCGGCCGACGGCGTACGCGCCGCTGCCGTCTGCGAGCCGTGGTCCGGCACGCTCGACGACTCGCCCGCTCGGCTGCCCCACGCCCGGCCCGGCGGCCCGGCCGCAGACCTCCGCTGGGCCGACGAGGTGCTCGCGGCGCGCGGGACGCGGCGCACAGGGCCTGGACAGCAGGTGCGCACCTGGAACCTCTCCAGCCTGTGGCGGCTGCCACTGGCCGACGGAACCGCCTGGCTCAAGGTGGTGCCGCCGTTCCTCGCGCACGAGGGGGCGCTGCTCCGGTGGCTCGAGCGGCACGGCGACCACCGCATACCACTCGTGCTGGGCGCCGACGGCGCACGCACGCTGCTGGCCGACGTGCCGGGTGACGACCAGTACGCCGCGGTGCCGCCGCTGCTGACCGACATGCTCGACCTGCTGGTGCCGGTGCAGGCGATGGCAGCTGCGCACGTGCCCGACCTGCTCGGGCTCGGCCTGCCCGACTGGCGGGCCGACGCGCTCGTCCCGCTCGTCGAGGACGTCGTGCGCCGCAGGCGGGTCGAGCTCGAAGACGTGGCCCAACGCCTGGATGCGCTCGTGTCCGGACTTCCCCAGCGCCTGGCCGAGGTGGCATCGTGTGGCATCCCCGACACGCTGGTGCACGGCGACTTCCACCCCGGCAACGTGCGCGGCGTGCCCGGGCGGCTCGTGCTCCTCGACTGGGGCGACAGTGGCGTGGGCTGCCCGCTGCTCGACCGGGTGGCGTTCCTCTCGCGCATCCCCCCGCATCACCGCGACCTCGTGCGCAGCCGCTGGGACGCCCTGTGGGCCGAGGCCGTGCCGGGCAGCGACCCCACGCGCGCGGCCGAGCTGCTCGAGCCGGTGACCGCGCTGCGCCAGGCTGTCGTCTACCAGCGGTTCCTCGACGGCATCGAGCCGAGCGAGCACGTCTACCACGAGCAGGACCCCGCCGAGTGGCTGCGGCGGGCGGTCGGCTGA
- a CDS encoding ankyrin repeat domain-containing protein encodes MADAPLDDELVEFAHHCFDLARAGSTAELSELLDAGLTVELTNAKGDTLLILAAYHAHADTVAALLARGAAPDRVNDRGQTALAAAVFRQDVGAVQALLAAGADVHAGGPSALATARFFDLPEMLELLSAEPG; translated from the coding sequence GTGGCTGACGCGCCGCTCGACGACGAGCTGGTCGAGTTCGCCCACCACTGCTTCGACCTGGCGCGTGCCGGGAGCACGGCGGAGCTCAGCGAGCTGCTCGACGCCGGCCTGACCGTCGAGCTCACCAACGCCAAGGGCGACACCCTGCTCATCCTGGCGGCCTACCACGCCCACGCCGACACGGTGGCGGCGCTGCTCGCCCGCGGCGCGGCGCCCGACCGGGTCAACGACCGGGGGCAGACGGCGCTGGCCGCGGCCGTCTTCCGGCAGGACGTCGGCGCGGTGCAGGCGCTGCTGGCCGCCGGCGCCGACGTCCACGCGGGCGGTCCCTCGGCCCTGGCCACGGCCCGGTTCTTCGACCTGCCGGAGATGCTCGAGCTGCTCAGCGCGGAGCCGGGCTGA
- a CDS encoding PAC2 family protein: protein MLDPQSLVTLEPGLPDLGTPVLVSALEGFVDAGSALRLVREHLVSTSEPRLVASFDADQLVDYRARRPLLRFDRDHWASLALPRIDVHALTDRSGQAYLLMTGPEPDVQWQRFAAAVELLVRELRVRLVVGLDAVPLAVPHTRPLGLTAHASRPELVAGHQAWFDEALVPGSVGHAVEYLLARAGHDTAGFAVHVPQYLAQAEYPQAALRLVEALGEAPGLSLDVEALEVAAQVVAVKVQSEASESAEIGEMIAGLEQQYDAFVAARADSALLAEGRLPSADELGSEFERFLAEQTGKESGEG from the coding sequence GTGCTGGACCCGCAGAGCCTGGTCACGCTGGAGCCGGGGCTCCCCGACCTCGGCACCCCGGTGCTGGTGAGCGCGCTCGAGGGCTTCGTCGACGCGGGGTCGGCGTTGCGCCTGGTCCGCGAGCACCTCGTCAGCACCTCCGAGCCGCGGCTGGTGGCCTCGTTCGACGCCGACCAGCTGGTCGACTACCGCGCCCGCCGGCCGCTGCTGCGCTTCGACCGCGACCACTGGGCCTCGCTGGCCCTGCCCCGCATCGACGTGCACGCGCTGACCGACCGCAGCGGGCAGGCGTACCTCCTCATGACCGGGCCCGAGCCCGACGTGCAGTGGCAGCGCTTCGCCGCCGCGGTCGAGCTGCTCGTGCGCGAGCTGCGCGTCCGGCTGGTCGTGGGCCTCGACGCCGTGCCGCTGGCCGTGCCGCACACCCGCCCGCTCGGGCTGACGGCGCACGCCTCCCGCCCCGAGCTGGTCGCGGGGCACCAGGCGTGGTTCGACGAGGCGCTGGTCCCGGGCTCGGTCGGGCACGCCGTCGAGTACCTCCTGGCCCGCGCGGGGCACGACACCGCCGGCTTCGCCGTCCACGTGCCGCAGTACCTCGCGCAGGCGGAGTACCCCCAGGCCGCGCTGCGCCTGGTCGAGGCGCTCGGCGAGGCCCCTGGCCTCTCGCTCGACGTCGAGGCGCTGGAGGTGGCGGCGCAGGTCGTCGCGGTCAAGGTGCAGTCCGAGGCCAGCGAGAGCGCCGAGATCGGCGAGATGATCGCCGGCCTGGAGCAGCAGTACGACGCCTTCGTGGCGGCGCGCGCCGACTCCGCGCTGCTCGCCGAGGGCCGGCTGCCCAGCGCCGACGAGCTGGGCAGCGAGTTCGAGCGCTTCCTCGCCGAGCAGACCGGCAAGGAGTCCGGCGAGGGCTGA
- a CDS encoding MOSC domain-containing protein yields the protein MAPEPGTSWPVEVLHLLVSSAHAYAGRPADGPGEVVTDDRDEVEVVEGRGIVGDRYFGRRAHAAAAVTLFAVESLEHVSGVVGVPDLDPLLARRNLVLRGADVAALRGVEFELRTAAGSVRFAGRRPANPCAWMDVVYAPGAFRAMRGRGGLRCTPLTSGRLSRGPAVLDVGAPVSPAPR from the coding sequence GTGGCGCCCGAGCCGGGTACGTCGTGGCCGGTCGAGGTGCTGCACCTGCTGGTGTCGAGCGCGCACGCCTACGCCGGCCGGCCCGCTGACGGCCCGGGAGAGGTGGTGACCGACGACCGCGACGAGGTGGAGGTCGTGGAGGGCAGGGGCATCGTCGGCGACCGCTACTTCGGCAGGCGTGCGCACGCGGCGGCCGCCGTCACGCTGTTCGCGGTCGAGTCGCTCGAGCACGTCTCCGGCGTCGTGGGCGTCCCCGACCTCGACCCGCTGCTCGCCCGTCGCAACCTCGTGCTGCGCGGCGCCGACGTGGCCGCACTGCGCGGCGTGGAGTTCGAGCTGCGGACGGCGGCCGGCAGCGTACGGTTCGCCGGCCGCCGCCCCGCCAACCCGTGCGCCTGGATGGACGTGGTCTACGCGCCGGGCGCCTTCCGCGCGATGCGCGGGCGGGGCGGCCTGCGGTGCACGCCGCTGACCTCCGGGCGGCTGTCGCGGGGCCCGGCCGTGCTCGATGTGGGAGCGCCGGTCAGCCCGGCTCCGCGCTGA
- a CDS encoding histidine phosphatase family protein encodes MVDRREPERLWLLRHGESTGNVADRAAREAGAARLDLDVRDPDVPLTDTGRSQAQTVGAWLRELEEPPEVVLCSPYARATATAELALRAGGLDLVPAPDERLRERDLGVLDGFTGRGIREAMPEEAARRAHLGKFYYRPPGGESWADVALRVRSVLSDVRAEHPGGRVLVVSHQAVIMCFRYALERLDEKGVLAIDSDEPLANCGTTTYAAAEGRLVLRSYNRVSHVAESATVTAEPDASARVV; translated from the coding sequence ATGGTCGATCGACGCGAGCCCGAGCGGCTCTGGCTGCTGCGCCACGGGGAGAGCACGGGCAACGTGGCGGACCGCGCCGCCCGCGAGGCGGGCGCGGCGCGGCTCGACCTCGACGTGCGCGACCCCGACGTGCCCCTCACCGACACCGGCCGCAGCCAGGCCCAGACGGTCGGCGCGTGGCTGCGCGAGCTGGAGGAGCCGCCCGAGGTCGTGCTGTGCTCGCCCTACGCGCGGGCTACGGCCACGGCGGAGCTGGCCCTGCGCGCCGGCGGGCTCGACCTCGTGCCCGCTCCGGACGAGCGGCTGCGCGAGCGCGACCTCGGGGTCCTCGACGGGTTCACCGGCCGCGGCATCCGCGAGGCGATGCCGGAGGAGGCGGCTCGTCGCGCGCACCTCGGCAAGTTCTACTACCGGCCGCCCGGCGGCGAGAGCTGGGCCGACGTCGCCCTCCGCGTCCGCAGCGTCCTCAGCGACGTCCGGGCCGAGCACCCCGGCGGTCGCGTGCTCGTCGTGTCGCACCAGGCGGTGATCATGTGCTTCCGCTACGCGCTCGAGCGGCTCGACGAGAAGGGCGTGCTCGCGATCGACTCCGACGAGCCGCTCGCCAACTGCGGCACGACCACCTACGCCGCGGCCGAGGGACGCCTCGTGCTGCGCAGCTACAACCGCGTCTCCCACGTCGCCGAGTCGGCGACCGTCACCGCCGAGCCGGATGCGAGCGCCCGTGTCGTCTGA
- a CDS encoding NAD(P)H-hydrate dehydratase, whose protein sequence is MSSESPNQTPDGGVRTVTYALLRGWLLPNDGTGKESRGRTLVVGGSAQTPGAVLLAGEAAMRAGAGKLQVAAPASSAQHLAVALPEALVLPVPELDDGSLDPAAADRIAELAADAAAVLVGPGMVGVEQTMALVRALLPAVSGALVLDALGLAVAGDDPALLRERSGPTVLTPNLAELAISLHEEPGSLGDDDVAAAVRRLAGLTGSVVTSGATESFTSAAHGLVWHDLAGGRGLGVSGSGDVLAGAVTGLAARGAGPEQAAVWGVHLHRRAGDRLAAEVGRTGFLARELPGQFPRVLSEIEV, encoded by the coding sequence GTGTCGTCTGAGAGCCCGAACCAGACCCCCGACGGCGGCGTGCGCACCGTCACCTACGCGCTGCTGAGGGGCTGGCTGCTGCCCAACGACGGCACCGGCAAGGAGTCGCGCGGCCGCACGCTCGTCGTGGGCGGCAGCGCTCAGACGCCGGGCGCGGTGCTGCTCGCGGGCGAGGCGGCGATGCGCGCCGGCGCCGGCAAGCTGCAGGTGGCGGCACCGGCCTCGAGCGCCCAGCACCTCGCGGTGGCGCTGCCCGAGGCCCTCGTGCTGCCCGTCCCCGAGCTCGACGACGGCTCCCTCGACCCGGCCGCCGCCGACCGCATCGCCGAGCTCGCCGCCGACGCCGCGGCCGTGCTCGTCGGGCCGGGGATGGTGGGCGTCGAGCAGACGATGGCGCTGGTGCGCGCGCTGCTGCCCGCCGTCAGCGGCGCTCTGGTGCTCGACGCGCTCGGGCTCGCGGTGGCGGGCGACGACCCCGCGCTGCTGCGCGAGCGCAGCGGGCCGACCGTCCTGACCCCCAACCTCGCCGAGCTGGCCATCTCGCTGCACGAGGAGCCCGGCTCCCTCGGTGACGACGACGTCGCGGCGGCCGTGCGCCGGCTCGCCGGGCTCACCGGGTCGGTCGTCACCTCCGGCGCCACCGAGTCCTTCACGAGCGCGGCGCACGGTCTCGTGTGGCACGACCTCGCGGGAGGGCGCGGGCTCGGCGTGTCCGGGTCCGGCGACGTGCTCGCCGGAGCAGTGACCGGCCTCGCCGCCCGGGGTGCCGGTCCGGAGCAGGCCGCAGTGTGGGGCGTCCACCTGCACCGGCGGGCGGGCGACCGGCTCGCGGCCGAGGTGGGCCGCACCGGGTTCCTGGCCCGCGAGCTGCCCGGGCAGTTCCCGCGGGTGCTCTCCGAGATCGAGGTCTGA
- a CDS encoding HNH endonuclease, with protein MPAPDRSPAPEQVAARLLELAVVRSRASTVELAALSALLDLVVADPLRSAVGLDELAERVVELYWAQVQPLADGRALPQAGGTSRQPALVEEVAALASAGRLAGTRTARATGAAHPARWSAAVRRVALLLAQSALPHLQSPGPDLLFESGWLHRRTTQAELDERGRALELLPGTPRQLALAAPLLRPALQSEWAAVVADAAGASPTGLGRLLFGLPPSAQQLREALLEAQDGRCLLCGGRARDAVVDTVVPWRRLPLDAAANLLVADARCSRERAGALLALPLVFRWSRRPAPALEEPDDSERVRRAMVGAYRSAPAGSPLWRARGSWEVAGGQEGERIAALFGA; from the coding sequence GTGCCCGCGCCCGACCGCTCCCCCGCGCCGGAGCAGGTGGCGGCCCGGCTGCTCGAGCTCGCGGTGGTGCGCAGCCGGGCGAGCACCGTCGAGCTGGCGGCGCTGAGCGCGCTGCTCGACCTCGTCGTGGCCGACCCGCTGCGCAGCGCCGTCGGGCTCGACGAGCTGGCCGAGCGGGTCGTCGAGCTCTACTGGGCGCAGGTGCAGCCGCTCGCCGACGGCCGCGCGCTCCCGCAGGCGGGCGGCACCTCGCGCCAGCCGGCGCTCGTCGAGGAGGTCGCCGCCCTGGCCTCGGCCGGGCGGCTGGCCGGCACGCGTACCGCTCGGGCGACCGGCGCGGCGCACCCGGCGCGCTGGTCGGCGGCCGTGCGGCGCGTCGCGCTGCTGCTCGCGCAGTCCGCGCTCCCCCACCTGCAGTCCCCGGGGCCCGACCTGCTGTTCGAGTCGGGCTGGCTGCACCGGCGCACCACCCAGGCCGAGCTCGACGAGCGCGGCCGCGCGCTCGAGCTGCTGCCCGGTACGCCGCGGCAGCTCGCGCTCGCCGCTCCCCTGCTCCGCCCGGCCCTGCAGAGCGAGTGGGCCGCCGTCGTCGCCGACGCGGCAGGCGCCTCCCCGACCGGCCTCGGCCGCCTGCTCTTCGGTCTGCCGCCGAGCGCGCAGCAGCTGCGCGAGGCGCTGCTGGAGGCGCAGGACGGCCGGTGCCTGCTGTGCGGCGGTCGGGCGCGCGACGCGGTCGTCGACACCGTCGTGCCGTGGCGCCGGCTGCCGCTCGACGCCGCCGCCAACCTGCTCGTCGCCGACGCACGGTGCAGCCGCGAGCGCGCCGGGGCCCTGTTGGCCCTCCCCCTGGTCTTCCGGTGGTCGCGCCGGCCCGCGCCTGCGCTCGAGGAGCCCGACGACAGCGAGCGCGTGCGCCGGGCGATGGTCGGGGCCTACCGCAGCGCGCCCGCCGGGTCGCCGCTGTGGCGGGCCCGCGGCAGCTGGGAGGTCGCCGGGGGCCAGGAGGGCGAGCGGATCGCCGCGTTGTTCGGCGCCTGA